Genomic window (Paenibacillus sp. PK3_47):
CTTCATAACAATATCCAGCTCTGCGCCCCTGAAGCTGCGCTTCACCCGGGCTTCCGGCCAGTCAGACGGCAGCTGAGGACTAACCCTCAACCCTTGCGGAGTTCCCTGCAATCCGAACAGACCGTCAATCAGACAGCGGTACACCCATGGCACAGTTCCCGTATTAAACAGATGGCTGGAGCGTCCGGCAGTCTGCGGAAACTGTCTGTAAGCCCCGCGGTAATAATTTGGAATGAATACCGGCAGCTGGCCCCGTCTGATAATATCCGCCTTGTCCGGTCCGGGAATCATTTTGCGCAGCAGGCGGTAGGCCTGATCCTGCTCTTTCACAGCGTATAATCCATAAATATAGAAGGCTGCGGCATGATTATACACCGCACCGTTCTCGGCGGTTCCGGGATGCTTTTGCGTTACCCGGCCTACATCTTCGCGCATAGCCGTATAAGAAGGTGCCAGCTTTTCCACTCCGTAAGGGGTCTCCAGCTGTTCGCGGACCGATCTCATCAGCTTCTCCTTCTGCTCCTCATCAGCCGCACCGCTGAGCAGCGCCCAGCCCTGCGGATTAATGAAGATCCGGCCTTCCTTATCTTTGCTGATTCCGAACACCACATTGTCATCCGTGATCCCGCGTGCATACCATTCGCCATCCCATAAATACCGGTTGACTACAGCATTTGTATCCTCTGCCGCATGGCGGAATGCCCCGGCGTTCTCCGTCCGCCCGCTGTTTGCACAAATATCCGCCCACACCATAAAGGCATACGCCGTAGCGATGGTCAGCCAGCCGGACACGCCTTTGCCTTTATAGCCAACCATATTCATCGGGTCACACCAGTCCCCCTGATTGATATAGTTGAGGCCCCGTTCGTCCCGGTCATGAATCAGCCACTCCATCGCCCGGTTGATATGCTCGAATACAGAGCCGCTCTCCCCGCCGCCTGCATAGGGAACCTCTTCCTCCAGGATGCTGTAGTCATTCGTCTCGTCCAGATACGTGCTGAGGCAGATCGGCAGCCAGACACAGTGGTCCGTATGCGGAACCTGGTTAATATATTTCAGTTCAGCGCCCTCATGCAAAATAATGCCGTCCGGCATGGCCCCGCTTACATTTTGCTGGCTCAGGGCAGTCAGGAACGCCCCTCTGGCCGTCTGCGGTTTAATGTAGCTCATGCCCATATTATCCTGCAGATAATTCCGGGTCTGGGGATCCGTCGTCAGCCGGTTGGTCTGTCCGTGGTAGTACATCTGCCTTGGCAGCCAGTGATTGACCATGTTGTCGAGATCCGGATCCGGGGTCGTAATCGCTATGCAGCCCCGGCCTTCCCGGACGTATTCCGCATATTGCAGTT
Coding sequences:
- a CDS encoding NdvB protein; the encoded protein is MIRASQDQEYYELSSPTALPKASGFLWNEQMMIHMNCRGYAVAQFMQPEPAKYSYAPNLEAKTFMQPEQPYYAHHPGRFIYVKDEENGEVFSAPYEPVRKPLDHYTFAAGKHNIVWHIEKDGIAIEMTLSLPKDEPMELWRVKVTNRSSVRRNISIYPYFTVGYMSWMNQSGEYKEDLQAIVATAVTPYQKYQDYDKIKGLKDKTFLIGDQAPLSWEVNQEAFEGEGGIGSPSALSRELLAKGESRYETPVAVLQYQLSLEPGEERSYRFIFGPAHHEQEIADIRQRMFLDRNAAGEDGFTIAELQYAEYVREGRGCIAITTPDPDLDNMVNHWLPRQMYYHGQTNRLTTDPQTRNYLQDNMGMSYIKPQTARGAFLTALSQQNVSGAMPDGIILHEGAELKYINQVPHTDHCVWLPICLSTYLDETNDYSILEEEVPYAGGGESGSVFEHINRAMEWLIHDRDERGLNYINQGDWCDPMNMVGYKGKGVSGWLTIATAYAFMVWADICANSGRTENAGAFRHAAEDTNAVVNRYLWDGEWYARGITDDNVVFGISKDKEGRIFINPQGWALLSGAADEEQKEKLMRSVREQLETPYGVEKLAPSYTAMREDVGRVTQKHPGTAENGAVYNHAAAFYIYGLYAVKEQDQAYRLLRKMIPGPDKADIIRRGQLPVFIPNYYRGAYRQFPQTAGRSSHLFNTGTVPWVYRCLIDGLFGLQGTPQGLRVSPQLPSDWPEARVKRSFRGAELDIVMKREAGVTVTGVYLDGVLVPDGILKNLEDSKSYNVQVKLPAGNA